GGAAGGCCCGCCGGACGATGACCTCGACTTTTTCCGGATCCATGTAGGCCAGGAGCAGCTTGCCCGATGCACCGGCGGTAAGGGATGTCAAAGTGCCCACCTCCATGGACACCCGCAGGGGTTGGTCGGTGAGCACCCGGGCCACCGTCCTGGCATGGGTGCCGGTGGACACCATGAGAAAACTGGCCTCGCCGGTCTTGTCGGTAAGCTCCATCATCACAGGCGTGGCAAGGCGGCGCAGTTCCCGGTCCAGGTCAATGCGGGAGGCCAGGGTCAAAATCTTCATCCCCAGGCGATAGCGCCGGCTGTCCTCGTCGTACTCGGCAAAGCCGTGCAGGACCAAGGTGTTGAGGAGAACGTGGATCACGCTCTTGCTCCAACCCAGTTCCTTGGCCAATTCGGTGACGCCTCGATCGGTGCCGGGCGCCTTGGCCAGGGCCTCCAGCACCTGCAGGGCTTTTGCAACCGTCGACGAGGTCCCCCGGGACAAAACCTTGCCACCCCTCTGTTCGTATATGTATAACGCTGTTCGCAAAAAAAGAAATTCGTCGCCCTTGGTCGATCTCCTGCAAAGCAGAAAAAAACCCAGAAAAGTTCTGAAATCAGGAAAGGGAACGGCTGAAGGGAGGTCTGGGCTTAGGCAGAATGACGGCCCGCCAAGGGCTCACGAAGGACGCCGGGGCGATCCGGCTTTCCGGGGCCGGACCCGGCGCTGGGGACGGCCGGTCTGGCGGTCTGCCCGTCGTCCCGCCGGCCGGTGGAAAAGCTGGGGCAAGTACCGGTCGTACAGGAAGGGATTAAAGGAAGCCTCCAGGTCCAGCTGGGACCGCAGCTTGTACAAGGCCTGCATGTTAACCGGGGCGGTGACGACGGCATCGGACCGGTGATCCCTGGCTGCGGCCAATATGCCGTCGCCCCCGGGCGACAAGGAGCAGGGGCCGTAGATGCCCGTGGGGCCCGCCAGGCGGGCGCCGTCCATCTCTCCCACCAGGGAGGCCTGCAGGGCGAACATGGGGCTTTCCTGGACCCGGGCCCACAGCCCCTGGACCATGGCGGCGCTCAGGCCGGGGGCCACTTCCCCTTGATCCCCCCGAGGCCAGGCGGCCGGCAGGAGGGCCAAGTCGGCCCCCTGGAGGTACAGGCTGCGGAAATACTCCCAGTCCAGGGCATCGGCCCCCAGGGGCAGGCCCACCCGGCCCAGAACCGTTTCGGCCACGGTGATCTCCCGCCCGGGCACGATGCCCCAGGCCGCCTCCTGGGGCAGCAGCCGGACCTTGGCCTGTGTGGCCAGCAGGCGTCCCGACGGGTGGAACATGTGGGCGGTGTTGTGGAATTGGCCCCCGGGCCCCGGCAGCACGGCGCTGCCGGCGTGGATGTAAAGGCCCAAGGCGGCGGCCAGTTCGGAGAAGATGGCGGTGTAAACCCGCAGCACGGCCCTGCCCGCCACCTGCAGCAGGCCCCGGGCATCACCGTCGCCGGCGAAGGGATAGGCGGCGGGCATCTCCCCCTGGACCCCGTTCTGCAGCCCGCTGAGGGTCCCCAGCAAGGGCACGGCCGCATATTCGGGAAAGACGACGATCTGAGCTCCCTTGGCCGCGGCCTGCCGGGCCAGGTCCACGATCCGGAGGATGTATCCTTCCAGGTCGGCCACGGCTTCCAGGCGCATCTGCACCGCCGCCAGGGTAATTTGGGT
This is a stretch of genomic DNA from Sphingobacteriaceae bacterium. It encodes these proteins:
- a CDS encoding IclR family transcriptional regulator, yielding MSRGTSSTVAKALQVLEALAKAPGTDRGVTELAKELGWSKSVIHVLLNTLVLHGFAEYDEDSRRYRLGMKILTLASRIDLDRELRRLATPVMMELTDKTGEASFLMVSTGTHARTVARVLTDQPLRVSMEVGTLTSLTAGASGKLLLAYMDPEKVEVIVRRAFPEPGTPAEQKLLDELAQIKRRGYAYSESEAVQGMYGLGVPVFGPDDTAVASLSIAGPVGDIPGRVPDLVPVLLEHAARISQRLGYAGRAEEAEGN
- a CDS encoding nitrilase-related carbon-nitrogen hydrolase; the encoded protein is MEGAGWPTGWQKKTMQALLYWESRPARLRRLVRRAAGPAASANVRHIDPTQITLAAVQMRLEAVADLEGYILRIVDLARQAAAKGAQIVVFPEYAAVPLLGTLSGLQNGVQGEMPAAYPFAGDGDARGLLQVAGRAVLRVYTAIFSELAAALGLYIHAGSAVLPGPGGQFHNTAHMFHPSGRLLATQAKVRLLPQEAAWGIVPGREITVAETVLGRVGLPLGADALDWEYFRSLYLQGADLALLPAAWPRGDQGEVAPGLSAAMVQGLWARVQESPMFALQASLVGEMDGARLAGPTGIYGPCSLSPGGDGILAAARDHRSDAVVTAPVNMQALYKLRSQLDLEASFNPFLYDRYLPQLFHRPAGRRADRQTGRPQRRVRPRKAGSPRRPS